One window of Leifsonia sp. AK011 genomic DNA carries:
- a CDS encoding TetR/AcrR family transcriptional regulator, whose protein sequence is MSTRGLSVAEARALRADARRNREAIIAAARQVFDRDEQLRFDDFAARAGVGVGTLYRHFPTREALAAAVYEGEVAALCQEARDPERSAGESLDAFLRGFVEYMVANAGLARALAAVVDPAVLADGGIELESTVADLLARAASDGTIRSDVPVGAVMIVLHGIGSATDRPDWASESRGAVELLLAGLRKT, encoded by the coding sequence TTGTCAACGAGAGGACTCAGCGTGGCCGAGGCGCGAGCGCTGCGAGCGGATGCCCGCCGCAACCGCGAGGCGATTATTGCCGCCGCGCGGCAGGTCTTCGATCGCGACGAGCAGCTGCGCTTCGATGACTTCGCCGCTCGAGCGGGCGTGGGAGTGGGTACTCTCTACCGGCACTTCCCCACGCGAGAAGCCCTCGCTGCGGCCGTGTACGAGGGGGAGGTAGCCGCACTCTGCCAGGAGGCTCGCGACCCTGAACGATCGGCCGGCGAAAGCCTCGACGCGTTCCTGCGCGGGTTCGTGGAGTACATGGTCGCCAACGCCGGGCTTGCGCGGGCGCTCGCCGCAGTAGTAGACCCTGCGGTGCTGGCCGACGGCGGAATAGAACTCGAGAGCACGGTCGCCGACCTTCTCGCTCGTGCGGCCAGCGACGGAACGATCCGTAGCGACGTGCCGGTGGGGGCGGTCATGATCGTGCTGCACGGCATCGGGTCAGCAACCGATCGGCCGGACTGGGCATCAGAGTCGCGGGGAGCCGTGGAACTTCTGCTGGCGGGGTTGCGGAAGACCTGA
- a CDS encoding PadR family transcriptional regulator, protein MGRRKAGSLIPLEVQILEIASQQSESDELYGFALAKSLSDGEQVLTSHGTLYKALARLTEGGLVTAEWETPEIAEAAKRPRRRHYRITGEGQKALDASRAAARSTALIARAVTS, encoded by the coding sequence ATGGGAAGACGCAAAGCAGGATCCTTGATTCCTCTCGAGGTGCAGATACTCGAGATCGCCTCGCAGCAGAGCGAATCCGACGAGTTGTACGGCTTCGCGCTCGCCAAGAGCCTGTCCGACGGTGAGCAGGTTCTTACCTCGCACGGCACCCTCTACAAGGCGCTGGCCCGCCTCACAGAGGGAGGCTTGGTCACCGCAGAATGGGAAACCCCCGAGATCGCCGAAGCTGCCAAGCGTCCGAGGCGCCGCCACTACCGAATCACCGGTGAAGGCCAGAAGGCGCTCGACGCCAGTCGAGCCGCTGCGCGGTCAACCGCGCTCATCGCCCGCGCGGTGACCTCGTGA
- a CDS encoding ketopantoate reductase family protein, giving the protein MRILMFGRGVIATIYGRVLREAGHDVEFYVRPGRAAGYGPDVQLDWIDGRRKPLGRRVREAFPTRLRETLDPSDGFDLIVLSVGHHRLAEASAFLAPRVGSATVLVFGNLWQEPLDAVAPLPTDQVMFGFPQAGGGFTSDGLLWGAMLPAVVIGTTDAAPSPREQKVLTAFRQAGLAIREEKDMRGWLWLHFIADAGMFDQAQRSGSLANMIGDRRAFRDAFLTARELLPLLEARGVDLSKHRGGTLPYRLTTVISTVVSWATGLVPIAQRSLAAHTDPNAPEALAVLEDTRREARRLGIPTPRLDR; this is encoded by the coding sequence ATGCGAATACTGATGTTCGGTCGCGGAGTAATCGCAACAATCTACGGCCGCGTTCTGCGCGAGGCGGGGCACGACGTCGAGTTCTACGTGCGTCCGGGGCGCGCCGCCGGGTACGGGCCCGACGTGCAACTGGACTGGATCGACGGGCGTCGCAAGCCGCTCGGTCGGCGGGTGCGTGAGGCGTTCCCCACCCGTTTGCGAGAGACTCTTGACCCGAGCGACGGCTTCGATCTGATCGTGCTCAGCGTCGGACACCACCGGCTGGCCGAGGCATCCGCGTTTCTTGCTCCGCGCGTGGGCTCGGCGACCGTACTGGTCTTCGGCAACCTCTGGCAGGAGCCGCTCGACGCGGTTGCGCCGCTGCCAACCGACCAGGTCATGTTCGGCTTTCCGCAAGCAGGCGGTGGATTCACGAGCGACGGTCTGTTGTGGGGCGCCATGTTGCCAGCGGTCGTCATCGGCACGACGGATGCCGCACCGAGCCCGCGGGAGCAAAAGGTGCTCACCGCCTTCCGCCAGGCAGGTCTCGCGATTCGCGAGGAGAAGGACATGCGCGGATGGCTGTGGCTCCACTTCATCGCCGACGCTGGCATGTTCGACCAGGCCCAACGGAGTGGATCACTCGCGAACATGATCGGAGACCGTCGGGCGTTCCGCGACGCGTTCCTCACCGCTAGAGAGCTGCTGCCTCTTCTCGAGGCTAGGGGTGTTGACCTCAGCAAGCATCGCGGTGGCACGCTGCCGTACCGGCTGACCACCGTGATTTCTACGGTCGTGAGCTGGGCGACTGGGCTCGTGCCGATCGCGCAGCGGAGCCTCGCCGCGCACACCGACCCGAACGCGCCCGAGGCGCTCGCCGTACTCGAGGACACGCGGCGCGAAGCGCGGCGGCTCGGCATCCCGACCCCGCGCCTCGATCGGTGA
- a CDS encoding type II toxin-antitoxin system VapB family antitoxin: MAVTSVDIDTEMLRLAKSSYGVKTNREAINLALRDVVMRRQQIEAIDAIARIPVDHDATTIAYGD, from the coding sequence GTGGCCGTCACCAGCGTTGACATCGACACCGAGATGCTCCGGCTCGCCAAGAGCTCCTACGGTGTAAAGACGAACCGCGAGGCGATCAACCTTGCCCTCCGTGATGTCGTGATGCGCCGCCAGCAGATCGAGGCCATCGACGCGATCGCTCGGATCCCGGTCGATCATGACGCCACGACCATTGCCTATGGCGACTGA
- a CDS encoding aldo/keto reductase, with the protein MTTPTFTLNNGVQIPAIGLGVFQSKPEETSAAVASALKVGYRHIDTAAVYGNERQVGEGIRASGIDRSEIVIETKVWVSDYGYDETLHAFEKSTRKLGFDELDLLILHQPATHRLEQTLAAYRALETLLADGRVRAIGVSNFMPDHLARLLAETEVVPALNQVELHPYFSQPTVQAADAAAGVLTQAWSPIGGITFYPGWGDHRRSVMDDPTIAAIAAAHGKSPAQVMLRWGIQEGRSVIPKSTNPTRIAENFDVFDFELSAEEMAQLDALDTGVRSGPDPDEERTEFFDRVIPEE; encoded by the coding sequence ATGACCACCCCCACCTTCACCCTCAACAACGGCGTCCAGATCCCCGCGATCGGCCTCGGCGTCTTCCAGAGCAAGCCCGAGGAGACCTCGGCGGCCGTCGCATCCGCTCTCAAGGTTGGCTACCGCCACATTGACACGGCTGCGGTGTACGGCAATGAGCGTCAGGTGGGCGAGGGCATCCGGGCATCCGGCATCGACCGTTCGGAGATCGTCATCGAGACGAAGGTCTGGGTGAGCGACTACGGCTACGACGAGACCCTGCACGCGTTCGAGAAGTCAACCCGCAAGCTCGGGTTCGACGAGCTGGACCTGCTCATCCTGCACCAGCCCGCCACGCACCGCCTCGAGCAAACGCTCGCCGCCTACAGGGCGCTAGAGACTCTCCTCGCCGACGGACGTGTGCGCGCCATCGGCGTCAGCAACTTCATGCCCGACCACCTCGCGCGGCTCCTCGCCGAGACCGAGGTCGTGCCCGCCCTCAACCAGGTGGAGCTGCACCCCTACTTCAGCCAGCCCACAGTTCAGGCGGCGGATGCCGCGGCCGGCGTTCTCACGCAGGCGTGGTCGCCCATCGGCGGAATCACGTTCTACCCGGGTTGGGGCGACCACCGCAGGAGCGTGATGGATGACCCCACCATCGCCGCCATCGCCGCCGCCCACGGCAAGAGCCCCGCGCAGGTGATGCTGCGCTGGGGCATCCAGGAGGGGCGCTCGGTGATACCGAAGTCGACCAACCCGACGCGCATCGCGGAGAACTTCGACGTGTTCGACTTTGAGCTCAGCGCCGAGGAGATGGCTCAACTCGACGCACTCGACACGGGCGTGCGCAGCGGGCCGGACCCGGACGAGGAGCGCACCGAGTTCTTCGATCGTGTCATCCCGGAGGAGTGA
- a CDS encoding nucleotidyltransferase, giving the protein MSTLFSDHRSWTTPGAQDAAQKTFASVQAAIKASEQLSALNLDVFLQGSYPNGTNTRGDSDVDVVVMMRRTYMPNTTLLSAEEKQVHEQMRVPGTTTAAQLRAGVHSALNGYYGASEVESRNKCLRVARREGYVDADVVPALQEKRFTSYPRFGSPKFIEGISISPLEGPRIVNYPKEHLKNGNAKNARAGEYKTTVRQVKRLRRAAVDAGVLERGVAPGYLLECMVYNAPDHLFVGDDSRRLVNVVTWMHEQSAEQMASAFWAVDRINHLFVEDPGAHNQYTAKRIADTLWDFL; this is encoded by the coding sequence ATGTCAACTCTATTTTCTGATCACAGATCTTGGACTACCCCCGGTGCTCAGGATGCTGCGCAGAAGACGTTCGCGTCAGTCCAGGCCGCAATAAAGGCGTCGGAACAGCTCTCAGCTCTCAATCTCGATGTATTCCTGCAAGGTTCCTACCCCAATGGAACCAACACCCGCGGCGACTCTGACGTTGACGTGGTGGTGATGATGCGGAGGACGTACATGCCGAATACCACGCTCCTCAGCGCGGAGGAGAAGCAAGTTCATGAGCAGATGAGGGTTCCCGGTACGACCACGGCGGCACAACTTCGGGCGGGTGTGCATTCGGCGCTAAACGGCTATTACGGGGCTAGCGAGGTCGAATCTCGGAACAAATGCTTACGAGTCGCAAGGCGTGAAGGGTACGTGGACGCCGACGTGGTCCCAGCCCTACAGGAGAAGAGGTTCACCAGTTACCCCAGGTTCGGAAGCCCGAAATTCATAGAGGGGATCTCGATCTCGCCCCTAGAGGGGCCAAGAATTGTCAACTATCCGAAGGAGCATCTGAAGAACGGAAACGCTAAGAATGCACGCGCGGGCGAGTACAAAACTACTGTCCGCCAGGTCAAACGACTACGCAGGGCGGCCGTGGACGCGGGCGTCCTTGAAAGAGGGGTAGCGCCGGGCTATCTGCTGGAGTGCATGGTGTATAACGCTCCCGACCATCTCTTCGTTGGGGATGACTCCCGTCGCCTCGTGAATGTTGTGACTTGGATGCACGAGCAGAGCGCCGAGCAGATGGCGAGTGCTTTTTGGGCGGTGGATAGGATCAATCACTTATTCGTTGAAGACCCAGGTGCACACAACCAGTACACCGCAAAGAGAATCGCGGATACGCTCTGGGATTTCCTCTAA
- a CDS encoding SDR family oxidoreductase yields the protein MKILVIGGTGLIGSRAIQRLIEHGHKAISASPSSGVNTLTGEGVADAMAGVDVVIDVSNSPSFADDDVMNFFVTSTTNLLAAEKDAGVKHHVALSVVGTDRVPESGYLRAKVAQEKLITESGIPYSLVHATQFFEFVKGIADSATEGDTVRLSHASIQPIAADDVAAVVARTAAGAPLNGTLEIGGPEKFGMDELIATGLAAFGDPRTVVTDATAPYFGAVLTGDELIPGPDAELSTTTFSEWLARS from the coding sequence ATGAAGATCCTCGTTATCGGCGGAACCGGCCTCATCGGCTCGCGCGCCATCCAGCGCCTCATCGAGCACGGGCACAAGGCGATCTCCGCGTCGCCGAGCTCGGGCGTGAACACGCTCACGGGCGAAGGGGTCGCGGATGCCATGGCCGGCGTCGACGTCGTCATCGACGTCTCCAACTCCCCGTCGTTCGCCGACGACGACGTGATGAACTTCTTCGTCACCTCCACCACAAACTTGCTCGCCGCGGAGAAGGACGCGGGCGTGAAGCACCACGTGGCGCTCTCGGTCGTTGGCACGGACCGTGTGCCCGAGAGCGGGTATCTGAGGGCGAAGGTCGCCCAGGAGAAGCTGATCACGGAGTCGGGCATCCCCTACTCCCTCGTGCACGCCACCCAGTTCTTCGAGTTCGTGAAGGGAATCGCGGATTCCGCGACCGAGGGAGACACCGTGCGCCTCTCGCACGCGAGCATCCAGCCGATCGCCGCCGACGACGTGGCGGCAGTCGTGGCACGCACGGCGGCCGGCGCCCCGCTCAACGGAACACTCGAGATCGGTGGACCCGAGAAGTTCGGCATGGACGAACTCATCGCCACCGGCCTCGCCGCCTTCGGTGACCCGCGCACGGTGGTGACGGATGCCACGGCCCCCTACTTCGGCGCAGTGCTCACGGGCGACGAGCTCATCCCGGGCCCCGACGCCGAACTCTCCACCACGACGTTC
- a CDS encoding endonuclease NucS domain-containing protein, which translates to MRDNRIPTCDQVLCKAKFHTEASRKTTTDMRSEPAIPRESVIRDKLAERLDLIEPNLELVAVEHYLPNPDGASGFVDILVRDARGDLVIIELKRDDKSARQALHELEKYVGLMSQVSGLRTDQMRCILVSTSWHELALPFSRYKKHADFYLKGLHLFLDTEGELSHCDEFVGYAGSVGNELCPMYMGMLFGNPESRDNAAEQIVAQLASFSIEDYILIDVDHTGPSGWVSSPFGIFVAFAMFPPAVEQHVCALFPEETEDVYEDEDYWHEQVIQTQLSESIQSEEIENSSPDGLASEVEWTKSNARGFGAYGNSLVWPENVLLRLIAGADSAHTVNYTTLVSTAHAQAWSRMRSTVARVIDGDGAWPEVIGAWLDESEDLNAEINVQIYSPSNVLSGLEALARSSDDSYIAALAIGRKFGSRNNLVWGTIVWDGTARDCSLQDVLNRADTDLLDYLAGSSWVVEPSIMNSLGLRYVTMESSPGSSDLPGDAARELSVVSGALARGDGSGDSLASFLVAHPIFTESLLAAYERTIFR; encoded by the coding sequence ATGCGAGACAATCGCATTCCCACGTGCGATCAAGTCCTGTGCAAGGCGAAGTTCCACACCGAGGCGAGCAGAAAGACAACGACCGATATGCGCAGCGAGCCGGCCATTCCTAGAGAGTCCGTGATTCGCGACAAACTTGCGGAGCGGCTCGACTTGATTGAGCCGAATCTCGAACTTGTCGCCGTCGAGCACTATCTGCCTAACCCCGACGGTGCAAGTGGCTTCGTTGACATCCTCGTTCGCGATGCCAGGGGTGATCTTGTCATCATCGAACTGAAACGTGATGACAAGTCAGCGAGGCAGGCTCTTCACGAGCTCGAAAAGTACGTGGGACTCATGTCGCAGGTCAGCGGTCTTCGAACTGACCAAATGCGCTGCATTCTCGTCTCGACCTCCTGGCACGAGCTCGCGCTGCCGTTTTCGCGCTACAAGAAGCACGCCGACTTCTATCTAAAGGGACTGCATCTTTTTCTGGACACCGAGGGTGAGTTGAGTCATTGTGACGAATTTGTCGGTTACGCGGGCTCGGTCGGGAACGAGCTTTGCCCGATGTATATGGGGATGCTCTTTGGGAATCCCGAGTCGCGCGATAACGCAGCAGAGCAGATCGTCGCGCAGCTAGCCAGCTTCTCGATCGAGGACTACATTTTGATCGATGTCGACCACACCGGGCCTTCTGGGTGGGTCAGTAGTCCGTTTGGCATCTTCGTTGCATTTGCGATGTTCCCGCCTGCAGTCGAACAACATGTCTGCGCCCTGTTCCCCGAGGAAACCGAGGACGTCTATGAGGATGAGGACTACTGGCACGAGCAAGTAATTCAGACTCAGTTGTCCGAATCAATCCAAAGTGAGGAGATCGAGAACAGTTCTCCGGACGGTTTGGCTTCAGAGGTTGAGTGGACAAAATCGAATGCTAGGGGATTCGGCGCCTATGGCAACTCGCTCGTTTGGCCGGAAAACGTCCTGCTTCGTTTGATCGCAGGTGCAGATTCCGCGCACACCGTGAACTACACGACACTCGTGTCCACCGCCCATGCGCAAGCTTGGTCCCGCATGCGCAGCACAGTCGCTCGCGTAATCGACGGTGACGGTGCGTGGCCCGAAGTCATTGGCGCCTGGCTTGACGAGTCCGAAGACCTTAATGCAGAGATCAACGTTCAAATCTACTCACCGTCGAACGTGCTGAGCGGCTTGGAGGCACTGGCACGATCGTCGGATGATTCATACATCGCGGCTCTGGCTATCGGGCGGAAATTCGGTTCGAGAAACAACCTTGTTTGGGGCACGATCGTTTGGGACGGCACCGCGCGAGACTGCTCGCTTCAGGACGTGCTCAATCGCGCCGACACTGATCTCCTTGACTATCTCGCGGGCAGCAGTTGGGTCGTTGAGCCTTCGATCATGAACAGCCTCGGACTCCGATACGTAACGATGGAGTCATCGCCTGGATCAAGTGATTTGCCAGGCGACGCAGCCCGGGAGCTGTCCGTCGTGTCTGGGGCGCTCGCTCGGGGGGACGGATCAGGGGACAGCCTCGCGAGCTTCTTGGTAGCTCATCCGATCTTCACAGAGAGCCTTCTCGCAGCCTACGAACGCACGATCTTTCGATGA
- a CDS encoding GNAT family N-acetyltransferase has translation MHHSLPLDPTSAAAIADTGLRYALVDPGDETGGVAWVRADVRGFHADDVDHKDALDYLRAFTERRMIGVYDDAAASPEIPVATVSSWVTSLTTPGTPEQTQTVDAWAISSVTVSPTHRRRGIARALLEGELRTAVAGGLPLAALTVSEATIYRRFGFACAALVADMTIDTRRAKWTGPAARGRVQFVERATLRAQADDIERRARRGIPGEVDRWGRRWDEFFGLTPDTEKESKGLRAVRYDDENGEPQGFALYKLKGDDNDFSAHTVTVTEFVAVTDDAYAGLWRYLLELDLVTEVRASLRSVDEPLRWMIADARALRETLVSDHLWLRVLDVPATLTARRYAAAGSVAFTVTDDLGFAAGRFVLSTDATGSPTCTRSDAPADAEVHLNVAEVGALLLGGVSATTLRAAGRLTATRDAATLVDRLFHSPVPPRLGIWF, from the coding sequence ATGCACCACTCACTGCCCCTCGACCCCACTTCCGCCGCCGCCATCGCCGACACCGGGCTGCGCTACGCGCTCGTCGACCCGGGCGATGAGACGGGCGGCGTCGCGTGGGTGCGTGCGGATGTGCGCGGCTTCCACGCGGACGACGTGGACCACAAGGACGCTCTCGATTACCTGCGCGCCTTCACCGAGCGGCGGATGATCGGCGTCTACGACGACGCGGCTGCAAGCCCCGAGATCCCTGTCGCCACGGTCAGCTCCTGGGTCACGTCGCTGACGACCCCGGGCACCCCCGAGCAGACCCAGACTGTCGACGCCTGGGCGATCAGCTCGGTCACCGTCTCCCCCACCCACCGCCGCCGCGGTATCGCCCGTGCCCTCCTCGAGGGAGAGCTGCGCACGGCCGTCGCCGGTGGCCTCCCGCTCGCTGCGCTCACGGTGTCGGAGGCGACGATCTACCGCCGCTTCGGTTTCGCGTGTGCAGCGCTCGTGGCCGATATGACGATCGACACGCGTCGGGCGAAGTGGACAGGACCTGCCGCTCGCGGGCGGGTCCAGTTCGTCGAGAGGGCCACGTTGCGTGCGCAGGCTGACGACATCGAGCGGCGTGCGCGCCGTGGCATCCCGGGCGAGGTCGACCGCTGGGGTCGCCGCTGGGACGAGTTCTTCGGCCTCACCCCCGACACCGAGAAGGAGTCGAAGGGTCTGCGCGCCGTGCGCTACGACGACGAGAACGGCGAGCCCCAGGGCTTCGCGCTCTACAAGCTCAAGGGCGACGACAACGATTTCTCCGCCCACACGGTGACGGTGACCGAGTTCGTCGCTGTGACGGATGACGCGTACGCAGGCCTCTGGCGCTACCTGCTGGAGCTCGACCTGGTGACCGAGGTGCGGGCATCCCTGCGCTCGGTGGACGAGCCGCTGCGCTGGATGATCGCGGACGCCCGTGCCCTGCGCGAGACCCTCGTGAGCGACCACCTGTGGCTGCGTGTTCTCGATGTTCCCGCCACCCTGACCGCCCGCCGCTACGCCGCCGCAGGCTCTGTCGCCTTCACCGTGACCGACGACCTCGGCTTCGCCGCCGGCCGCTTCGTGCTGTCCACGGATGCCACGGGCTCCCCCACCTGCACGCGCAGCGACGCCCCCGCCGACGCGGAGGTGCACCTCAACGTCGCCGAGGTGGGCGCCCTCCTCCTGGGCGGCGTCTCCGCCACCACCCTCCGAGCCGCCGGCCGCCTCACCGCGACGAGGGATGCCGCCACTCTCGTCGACCGCCTCTTCCACTCCCCCGTCCCCCCGCGCCTGGGCATCTGGTTCTAA
- a CDS encoding PIN domain-containing protein, translating into MATEHRRARYLIDNSVWARLSTDPEVVAALKAFVDFAAPDDVLICPPIAAEVGFGARTPAEHRALREHLSAFPECNEHPTADETMSIQTRLCEGGLLRAAGAMDTVIAAYAIKNEATLLHYDRDFEHIGSVEPQFRHEWIVPRGSLR; encoded by the coding sequence ATGGCGACTGAACACCGACGCGCCCGCTACCTGATCGACAACAGCGTCTGGGCGCGACTCTCCACCGACCCCGAGGTCGTTGCAGCGCTCAAGGCGTTCGTCGATTTCGCCGCCCCCGATGACGTGCTGATCTGCCCGCCCATCGCTGCCGAAGTGGGCTTCGGGGCGCGCACCCCCGCCGAGCACAGGGCATTGCGCGAGCATCTCTCGGCGTTCCCTGAGTGCAACGAGCACCCCACCGCCGACGAGACGATGAGCATTCAGACCCGGCTCTGCGAGGGTGGGCTGCTTCGCGCGGCAGGCGCAATGGACACCGTGATTGCCGCCTACGCGATCAAGAACGAGGCGACCCTGCTGCATTATGACCGAGACTTCGAGCACATCGGGTCAGTGGAACCGCAGTTCAGGCACGAGTGGATCGTGCCGCGCGGATCGCTTAGGTAG
- a CDS encoding isocitrate lyase/phosphoenolpyruvate mutase family protein yields MNTVEKATTLRDLHQAPEILRVVNVWDAISAKVVADLPETRAIATAGHSIAASHGYPDGGMPLQVALDAVEIIVGATELPVSADLDDGYADPAETIRRAIGIGVVGANVEDRLKPFDESVANVRAMVAAAEAEGVPFQLNARTDAIARGTGPLSERLPEAIKRGKAFLEAGASLVFIPGLMDRDSVEQVVAELGRNTVSVIGLPGALTAAEYEALGIARISYGPLTQRVALLALQDLAKDLYGSGVIPADLPALN; encoded by the coding sequence ATGAACACCGTCGAGAAAGCCACCACCCTCCGCGACCTCCACCAGGCGCCCGAGATTCTCCGGGTCGTCAACGTCTGGGACGCGATCTCCGCCAAGGTCGTCGCCGACCTGCCCGAGACCCGCGCGATCGCGACCGCCGGCCACTCCATCGCCGCCAGCCACGGCTACCCCGACGGCGGGATGCCACTGCAGGTCGCCCTCGATGCTGTCGAGATCATCGTGGGGGCCACCGAGCTCCCCGTCTCCGCGGACCTCGACGACGGCTACGCCGACCCGGCCGAGACCATCCGCCGCGCGATCGGTATCGGTGTGGTGGGTGCGAACGTCGAGGACCGGCTGAAGCCGTTCGACGAGTCGGTCGCGAACGTCCGCGCGATGGTCGCCGCGGCCGAGGCGGAGGGTGTGCCGTTCCAGCTGAACGCGCGCACCGACGCGATCGCGCGCGGCACCGGCCCGCTGAGTGAGCGGCTTCCGGAAGCGATCAAGCGCGGTAAGGCGTTCCTGGAGGCCGGGGCATCCCTCGTCTTCATCCCCGGTCTCATGGATCGCGACTCGGTCGAGCAGGTCGTCGCCGAGCTGGGGCGCAACACAGTCAGCGTCATCGGACTGCCCGGCGCCCTGACCGCGGCCGAGTACGAGGCCCTCGGCATCGCGCGCATCTCCTACGGTCCGCTCACGCAGCGCGTCGCCCTGCTCGCGCTGCAGGACCTCGCGAAGGACCTCTACGGCTCGGGCGTCATCCCTGCTGACCTGCCGGCGTTGAACTAG
- a CDS encoding RNA polymerase sigma-70 factor — protein MDPTHNGCVDTPAAAEPSNDALASFTAVRPRLFGIAYRMLGSAADAEEIVQEVWIRWQEYDRGSVENPAAFLATITTRLSINSAQSAHSTRETYIGPWLPEPIDTSADPAVGAERGEAIELAVLVLLERLTPTERAAYILREAFDYPYPMIGEIVQQKEPAVRQLVSRARKHLATARRKPVASDEHRRLLNAFLEAAQAGNIQKLEHLFAADVVSYTDGGGAAKQAARIPIIGREKVAKFIAAFSSHFWVGMEIVESETNGLPAALLSRDGETVAVLSVVASDDGIDQLLWVMNPEKLTRV, from the coding sequence GTGGACCCCACCCATAATGGATGCGTCGACACTCCAGCCGCAGCAGAGCCCTCGAACGACGCCCTCGCGTCGTTCACCGCAGTGCGCCCGCGTCTATTCGGGATCGCCTACCGCATGCTCGGGAGTGCGGCGGATGCCGAGGAGATCGTGCAGGAGGTCTGGATTCGCTGGCAGGAGTATGACCGCGGCTCGGTCGAGAATCCCGCCGCCTTTCTCGCCACGATCACCACGCGGTTGTCGATCAACTCCGCACAGTCGGCCCACTCCACGCGGGAGACCTACATCGGCCCGTGGCTGCCCGAGCCCATCGACACGTCCGCGGATCCCGCGGTGGGGGCCGAGCGTGGCGAGGCGATCGAGCTCGCCGTGCTGGTGCTGCTCGAACGTCTCACTCCGACCGAGCGCGCGGCATATATTCTCCGCGAGGCATTCGACTACCCGTACCCGATGATCGGCGAGATAGTGCAGCAGAAGGAGCCAGCCGTACGCCAGCTCGTGAGCCGGGCCCGCAAGCACCTCGCGACCGCGCGGCGCAAGCCCGTCGCCAGCGACGAGCATCGGCGCCTGCTCAACGCGTTCCTGGAGGCGGCGCAAGCGGGCAACATCCAGAAGCTCGAGCACCTCTTCGCGGCCGACGTCGTGAGTTACACCGACGGCGGAGGCGCAGCGAAGCAGGCCGCGCGCATCCCGATCATCGGGCGCGAGAAGGTCGCGAAGTTCATCGCCGCGTTCTCCAGCCACTTCTGGGTCGGCATGGAGATCGTCGAGTCCGAGACCAACGGGCTCCCCGCAGCGCTGCTCAGCCGCGACGGTGAAACGGTCGCGGTGCTGAGCGTCGTGGCATCCGACGACGGTATCGACCAGCTGCTGTGGGTCATGAACCCGGAGAAGCTCACGCGAGTGTGA